In the genome of Actinomycetota bacterium, one region contains:
- a CDS encoding DUF2330 domain-containing protein, translated as MARRLLVVAAASLLVVVLAAGPALACGGLVSPNGTIALVRTTTLAAYHDGVEHYVTGFEFVGGGAEFGSIVPLPGVPSRVIRGGDWTLQRLEREVAPPAKGVALDAASAPAPSPSAQVLLQKSIDSLDITILKGGGYAVGTWAKDHGFQLTPDAPEVLDFYASRSPIFMAVQFNAKRAQARGESIGDAIPIHLVIPTKRPWVPLRILALGAKGLQPIEADVFLLTDRRPDLLPAPEGSGDLSPIATGLRLERSEPASLQLLTDLRSDRGMDWLPRSDMWLTFLQLDAKAHDLRYDLAIDPSGRNRPSPIDAGLTATDRVLPTPGGSLFGLWLAIGLMAALLDLAWVQRRRVRPVA; from the coding sequence ATGGCTCGCAGGCTGCTCGTCGTCGCCGCCGCTTCGCTCCTGGTCGTCGTGCTGGCCGCCGGGCCGGCCCTCGCGTGTGGAGGGCTGGTGTCGCCGAACGGCACCATCGCGCTCGTCCGCACCACCACCCTGGCCGCCTACCACGACGGTGTGGAGCACTACGTCACGGGGTTCGAGTTCGTGGGTGGGGGAGCGGAGTTCGGCTCGATCGTGCCGCTCCCGGGCGTTCCCTCCCGGGTGATCCGGGGAGGCGACTGGACCCTCCAGCGGCTGGAGCGGGAGGTGGCCCCGCCGGCCAAGGGCGTGGCCCTCGATGCCGCGAGCGCCCCGGCCCCCTCGCCAAGCGCGCAGGTCCTCCTCCAGAAGTCCATCGACTCCCTCGACATCACCATCCTGAAGGGCGGCGGCTACGCGGTGGGGACGTGGGCCAAGGACCACGGCTTCCAGCTCACCCCCGACGCGCCCGAGGTCCTCGACTTCTACGCCTCCCGGAGCCCCATCTTCATGGCGGTGCAGTTCAACGCGAAGCGGGCCCAGGCTCGCGGCGAGTCGATCGGAGACGCCATCCCCATCCACCTGGTCATCCCGACCAAGCGGCCCTGGGTGCCCCTGCGGATCCTGGCGTTGGGGGCGAAGGGCCTACAGCCCATCGAGGCGGACGTGTTCCTGCTCACGGACCGCAGGCCCGACCTGCTGCCGGCACCCGAGGGCTCCGGCGACCTCTCGCCGATCGCCACCGGGCTCCGGCTGGAGCGCAGCGAGCCCGCGTCGCTCCAGCTGCTCACGGACCTGCGGTCGGACCGGGGCATGGACTGGCTGCCCCGCTCGGACATGTGGCTGACCTTCCTCCAGCTCGACGCGAAGGCCCACGACCTCCGCTACGACCTGGCCATCGACCCCTCCGGCCGGAACCGGCCCTCTCCGATCGACGCCGGGCTCACCGCGACGGACCGCGTGCTGCCGACGCCGGGCGGGTCGCTGTTCGGCCTGTGGCTGGCCATCGGGCTGATGGCGGCGCTGCTGGACCTGGCGTGGGTCCAGCGCCGCCGGGTGCGCCCGGTCGCGTGA
- a CDS encoding cupredoxin domain-containing protein, with translation MRMRRSLLVPLAVVTLAVAGCSKSSSSTSAGGPTGSTGGPTGASGTPANCTDLSQGSVFKLTQQNFAFHPACVIARSEQSILIANQDSVLHNFTITGTQVDVDIQPGTTFNGESAGLAPGSYVFFCKYHQSRGMVGAIVVK, from the coding sequence ATGAGGATGAGAAGGTCGCTGCTCGTGCCGTTGGCCGTGGTCACGCTGGCCGTGGCTGGTTGCAGCAAGTCCAGCTCCAGCACGTCCGCCGGCGGTCCGACGGGGAGCACCGGCGGCCCCACGGGGGCGTCCGGCACGCCGGCCAACTGCACCGACCTGTCGCAGGGGTCGGTGTTCAAGCTGACGCAGCAGAACTTCGCCTTCCACCCCGCGTGCGTGATCGCCCGCTCCGAGCAGAGCATCCTGATCGCGAACCAGGACAGCGTGCTCCACAACTTCACGATCACCGGCACACAGGTGGACGTGGACATCCAGCCGGGGACCACGTTCAACGGGGAATCGGCGGGGCTGGCCCCGGGGAGCTACGTGTTCTTCTGCAAGTACCACCAGTCGAGGGGGATGGTCGGGGCCATCGTCGTCAAGTGA
- a CDS encoding GntR family transcriptional regulator encodes MGMNHAVLGRSSASGALDRADPRPLYFQLREAILHDIEDRGLKPGDRLPTEAVLQHRYGVSRSTIRQALADLAIEGVIRTAHGVGTFVAEPKIRHVPLLTSFTELVSSQGFEPSHRVLESVMVGAPPDVAADLGVEPGSTCRFLRRLMLADGKVVGFAETWLPHDLVGAHDELFERDRLDQGSLYAVLQAPPVGLELHRAMESISPGVADSRAAGLLECAEGNPVLLINRVTFTPEDRAVEATHLVFAGDRYEYRVELFRPQEGRR; translated from the coding sequence ATGGGCATGAACCACGCCGTGCTCGGGCGTTCGTCGGCCTCGGGGGCCCTGGACCGGGCGGACCCCCGGCCCCTGTACTTCCAGCTCCGCGAGGCCATCCTCCACGACATCGAGGACCGCGGGCTGAAGCCCGGCGACCGGCTTCCCACGGAGGCGGTCCTCCAGCACAGGTACGGGGTGTCGCGCTCGACCATCCGGCAGGCGCTGGCGGACCTGGCGATCGAGGGGGTGATCCGGACGGCGCACGGCGTCGGCACCTTCGTGGCCGAGCCGAAGATCCGGCACGTGCCCCTGCTGACCTCGTTCACCGAGCTCGTCAGCAGCCAGGGGTTCGAACCGTCCCACCGGGTGCTGGAGTCCGTGATGGTGGGGGCGCCGCCGGACGTGGCGGCCGACCTGGGAGTCGAGCCCGGCTCCACATGCAGGTTCCTCCGGCGCCTGATGCTGGCCGACGGGAAGGTCGTCGGGTTCGCCGAGACATGGCTGCCCCACGACCTGGTGGGAGCGCACGACGAGCTGTTCGAGCGGGACCGGCTGGACCAGGGTTCCCTGTACGCGGTGCTCCAGGCCCCGCCCGTCGGGCTGGAGCTCCACCGGGCCATGGAGAGCATCTCGCCGGGGGTCGCGGACTCCAGGGCCGCGGGCCTGCTGGAATGCGCGGAGGGAAACCCGGTCCTGCTGATCAACCGCGTCACCTTCACCCCGGAGGACCGGGCGGTGGAGGCCACGCACCTGGTGTTCGCCGGGGACCGGTACGAGTACCGGGTGGAGCTTTTCCGGCCGCAGGAGGGAAGAAGGTGA